Proteins encoded together in one Micromonospora kangleipakensis window:
- a CDS encoding glycosyltransferase family 4 protein, whose translation MLVDNGVNGDSRVQKAARSAADAGWEVILLGRSPVGEERHWQLGEAQVRLLKMPNPLAKRRHEFRRAWLRWPLAYPPTGIAAHRAQAVKAWQADLAVRRAQLAVAGRGGLREAALTAQELAAKATGRWVSLRYWSLTNARTRRKLRSPWDRAYTRFWQTVQGDRAWRRLEPGLWDYELAYGPVIDELAPDLIHANDFRMLGVAARAKIRAAAAGREIKLVWDAHEFLPGIKPWQDNGRWLPAHRAHEREYAPYADAVMTVSDGLAELLQREHGLTQTPDVVLNAPAADHGELVPDAPAPDLRALCGVGPDVPLLVYSGAAAKQRGLDIMVDALRELPGVHVALVVNKPAGPYVSGVLARAAKLGVADRVHALPYVAHWQVVPFLSAADAGVIPIHHWPNHEIALITKFFEYSHARLPLVVSDVKTMAGTVRSTGQGEVFRAEDVADFVRAVRAVLADPQRYRAVYDRPGLLEEWTWEAQARVLDGVYSRLLPGRPGPVPATRRAPESTPVGAEA comes from the coding sequence ATGTTGGTCGACAACGGGGTCAACGGTGACTCCCGGGTGCAGAAGGCCGCCCGCTCGGCGGCCGACGCCGGCTGGGAGGTCATCCTGCTCGGCCGCTCCCCGGTCGGTGAGGAACGGCACTGGCAGCTCGGCGAGGCCCAGGTCCGCCTCTTGAAGATGCCGAATCCGCTGGCCAAGCGGCGGCACGAGTTCCGCAGGGCCTGGCTGCGCTGGCCGCTGGCATACCCGCCCACCGGGATCGCCGCCCACCGCGCGCAGGCGGTCAAGGCGTGGCAGGCCGACCTCGCCGTGCGGCGGGCGCAGCTCGCGGTCGCCGGCCGTGGCGGGCTGCGCGAAGCGGCGCTGACCGCCCAGGAGCTGGCCGCGAAGGCGACCGGCAGGTGGGTCTCCCTGCGGTACTGGTCGCTCACCAACGCGCGGACCCGGCGCAAGCTGCGCAGCCCGTGGGACCGCGCCTACACCAGGTTCTGGCAGACCGTGCAGGGCGACCGCGCCTGGCGCCGGCTGGAGCCGGGGCTGTGGGACTACGAGCTGGCGTACGGGCCGGTGATCGACGAGCTGGCGCCGGACCTGATCCACGCCAACGACTTCCGGATGCTGGGCGTGGCCGCCCGGGCGAAGATCCGCGCGGCCGCCGCCGGGCGGGAGATCAAGCTGGTCTGGGACGCTCACGAGTTCCTCCCCGGCATCAAGCCCTGGCAGGACAACGGCCGGTGGCTGCCGGCGCACCGGGCGCACGAACGGGAGTACGCCCCGTACGCCGACGCGGTGATGACCGTCTCGGACGGCTTGGCCGAGCTGCTGCAGCGTGAGCACGGGCTGACCCAGACGCCGGACGTGGTGCTCAACGCCCCGGCCGCGGACCACGGCGAGCTGGTGCCCGACGCGCCAGCGCCTGACCTGCGGGCGCTCTGCGGCGTCGGCCCCGACGTGCCGCTGCTGGTCTACAGCGGCGCCGCCGCCAAGCAGCGCGGCCTGGACATCATGGTCGACGCGCTCCGGGAGCTGCCCGGCGTGCACGTCGCGCTGGTGGTCAACAAGCCGGCCGGCCCGTACGTCTCGGGTGTGCTGGCCCGGGCGGCCAAGCTCGGCGTGGCCGACCGGGTGCACGCGCTGCCCTACGTCGCGCACTGGCAGGTGGTGCCGTTCCTCTCCGCCGCCGACGCCGGCGTGATCCCGATCCACCACTGGCCCAACCACGAGATCGCCCTGATCACCAAGTTCTTCGAGTACTCGCACGCCCGGCTGCCGCTGGTCGTCTCCGACGTGAAGACGATGGCGGGAACGGTGCGGTCGACGGGGCAGGGCGAAGTGTTCCGCGCCGAGGATGTGGCCGACTTCGTCCGCGCGGTCCGCGCGGTCCTGGCCGACCCCCAGCGCTACCGGGCGGTCTACGACCGGCCCGGGCTGCTCGAGGAGTGGACCTGGGAGGCGCAGGCGAGGGTGCTCGACGGGGTCTACTCCCGGCTGTTGCCGGGCCGCCCCGGCCCGGTGCCGGCCACCCGGCGGGCGCCCGAGTCGACCCCGGTCGGCGCGGAGGCCTGA
- a CDS encoding glycosyltransferase family 2 protein codes for MTQPDVTVVVAVYNTMPDLTTCLTSLVEQTIGLDRLEVVAVDDGSTDGGGAELDRFAEAYPGTVKVLHQANSGGPAAPSNRALDHATGRYVFFIGADDHLGPEALQRMVDAADRWGSDVLLGRTVGVNKRYIHQEIFDQTCPEVDLFTSALPFSLSNTKLFRRELVEKYGLRFPEDMPVGSDQPFTLEACLRAGRISVLADYDYYYAVKRLNAGNITYRSDHLARLDCVERIVHFAAEQIEPGDRRDAVLRRHFAWEIAKLLRADFLKLGRDSQERVRNGVGKLARQYLTDQIRDQLDVTSRIRIGTAAHGSLGDLLAVIRQDVDDGLPPMVLQGDRWFAVYPGFGDPRSGLSDEWFELTNPSARWLARLDTVSVRMTVDADGERVLAVTARSPRPDLSELVGGVLAVRAGGAEATVRPLGQDPMGTTVHATFRVRDLLAELAPEGGHRVVRAWAAGATGDGTPLRGPRPPVVQRVLHRDGGQLHLITATTNHKGQLVFAASPVTLRRMMARLRRRLPLGGK; via the coding sequence GTGACCCAGCCGGACGTGACGGTCGTCGTCGCGGTCTACAACACGATGCCGGACCTGACCACCTGCCTCACCTCGCTGGTGGAGCAGACGATCGGTCTGGACCGGCTGGAGGTCGTCGCGGTGGACGACGGTTCCACCGACGGCGGCGGCGCGGAGCTGGACCGCTTCGCCGAGGCGTACCCGGGCACCGTCAAGGTGCTGCACCAGGCCAACTCCGGCGGCCCGGCCGCCCCGAGCAACCGGGCGCTGGACCATGCCACCGGTCGGTACGTCTTTTTCATCGGCGCCGACGACCACCTCGGACCGGAGGCACTGCAGCGGATGGTGGACGCCGCCGACCGGTGGGGCTCCGACGTGCTGCTCGGGCGCACCGTCGGGGTCAACAAGCGCTACATCCACCAGGAGATCTTCGACCAGACCTGCCCCGAGGTGGACCTCTTCACCTCGGCGCTGCCCTTCTCGCTCTCCAACACCAAGCTGTTCCGGCGGGAGTTGGTCGAGAAGTACGGCCTGCGCTTCCCGGAGGACATGCCGGTCGGTAGCGACCAGCCGTTCACGCTGGAGGCCTGCCTGCGGGCCGGGCGGATCTCCGTCCTCGCCGACTACGACTACTACTACGCGGTCAAGCGGCTCAACGCCGGCAACATCACCTACCGCAGCGACCACCTGGCCCGGCTGGACTGCGTCGAGCGGATCGTGCACTTCGCCGCCGAGCAGATCGAGCCGGGTGACCGCCGCGACGCGGTGCTGCGGCGGCACTTCGCCTGGGAGATCGCCAAGCTGCTGCGGGCCGACTTCCTCAAGCTGGGCCGGGACAGCCAGGAGCGGGTCCGCAACGGCGTCGGCAAGCTGGCCCGGCAGTACCTCACCGACCAGATCCGCGACCAGCTCGATGTCACCTCTCGGATCCGGATCGGCACCGCCGCCCACGGCTCGCTGGGGGACCTGCTCGCCGTCATCCGACAGGACGTCGATGACGGCCTCCCGCCGATGGTGCTCCAGGGCGACCGCTGGTTCGCGGTCTACCCCGGCTTCGGCGACCCGCGTTCCGGCCTCTCAGACGAGTGGTTCGAGCTGACCAACCCGTCCGCCCGGTGGCTGGCCCGACTGGACACCGTCTCGGTACGGATGACCGTCGACGCCGACGGGGAACGGGTGTTGGCGGTGACCGCCCGCAGCCCCCGACCGGACCTGTCGGAGCTGGTCGGCGGCGTCCTGGCCGTGCGCGCCGGCGGGGCCGAGGCCACCGTGCGACCGTTGGGGCAGGACCCGATGGGCACCACCGTGCACGCCACGTTCCGGGTGCGTGACCTGCTCGCCGAGCTCGCGCCGGAGGGTGGTCACCGGGTGGTCCGGGCCTGGGCGGCGGGGGCCACCGGCGACGGCACGCCGCTGCGCGGCCCCCGGCCCCCGGTGGTGCAGCGGGTACTGCACCGCGACGGCGGTCAGCTTCACCTCATCACCGCCACCACCAACCACAAAGGTCAGCTGGTGTTCGCCGCGTCTCCGGTGACACTCCGTCGAATGATGGCCCGCCTGCGGCGCCGGCTTCCGCTAGGAGGAAAGTAG
- a CDS encoding nucleotide sugar dehydrogenase, translating to MNICVVALGKIGLPLAVQFASKGHRVIGADVSERVVRLVNDGAVPFPGETDLDVKLKEAVAAGLLSATTDTAAAVAESEAVVVVVPLFVDADGVPDFGWMDDATRAIAAGLKPGTLVSYETTLPVGTTRSRWAPMLEERSGLTAGKDFHLVFSPERVLTGRVFADLRRYPKLVGGIDEASAEHGVRFYEAVLDFDERADLNRPNGVWDLGSAEASELAKLAETTYRDVNIGLANQFARFADTVGVDVTKVIEACNTQPYSHIHSPGIAVGGHCIPIYPRMYLWNDPAATVVRSAREANAAMPEYAVDLLAAAYGDLTDVGVLVLGAAYRGGVKETAFSGVFPTVEALRARGAKPYVSDPMYTNEELVAHGLPGYDGEPLGAAVIQADHAEYRTLAPADLPGVTVLVDGRRVTDPARWTGVRRVVIGG from the coding sequence ATGAACATCTGCGTCGTCGCGCTGGGAAAGATCGGTCTGCCGCTCGCCGTGCAGTTCGCCTCGAAGGGGCACCGGGTGATCGGTGCCGACGTCTCCGAGCGGGTCGTGCGGCTGGTCAACGACGGGGCCGTGCCGTTCCCGGGTGAGACCGACCTGGACGTCAAGCTGAAGGAGGCGGTGGCCGCCGGGCTCCTGTCGGCCACCACCGACACCGCCGCGGCGGTCGCCGAGTCCGAGGCGGTCGTCGTGGTCGTCCCCCTCTTCGTGGACGCCGACGGGGTGCCGGACTTCGGCTGGATGGACGACGCCACCCGGGCCATCGCCGCGGGCCTCAAGCCGGGCACCCTGGTCAGCTACGAGACCACCCTGCCGGTCGGCACCACCCGCAGCCGCTGGGCGCCGATGCTCGAGGAACGCTCCGGGCTCACCGCGGGCAAGGACTTCCACCTGGTCTTCAGCCCGGAGCGGGTGCTCACCGGCCGGGTCTTCGCCGACCTGCGCCGCTACCCGAAGCTGGTCGGCGGCATCGACGAGGCGTCGGCCGAGCACGGCGTGCGCTTCTACGAGGCGGTGCTGGACTTCGACGAGCGCGCCGACCTGAACCGCCCGAACGGCGTCTGGGACCTTGGCTCGGCGGAGGCGTCCGAGCTGGCCAAGCTCGCGGAGACCACCTACCGGGACGTCAACATCGGCCTGGCGAACCAGTTCGCCCGGTTCGCCGACACGGTGGGCGTCGACGTCACCAAGGTGATCGAGGCCTGCAACACCCAGCCGTACAGCCACATCCACTCGCCGGGCATCGCGGTCGGCGGGCACTGCATCCCGATCTACCCGCGGATGTACCTGTGGAACGACCCGGCCGCCACGGTCGTGCGCTCGGCCCGCGAGGCGAACGCCGCCATGCCGGAGTACGCGGTCGACCTGCTCGCCGCCGCCTACGGCGACCTCACCGACGTGGGCGTGCTGGTGCTCGGCGCCGCCTACCGGGGTGGCGTCAAGGAGACCGCGTTCTCCGGCGTCTTCCCGACCGTCGAGGCGCTGCGCGCCCGGGGCGCCAAGCCGTACGTCTCCGACCCGATGTACACCAATGAGGAGCTGGTCGCGCACGGCCTGCCGGGCTACGACGGCGAGCCGCTCGGCGCGGCCGTGATCCAGGCCGACCACGCCGAGTACCGCACCCTCGCCCCGGCCGACCTGCCGGGCGTGACGGTGCTGGTCGACGGCCGCCGGGTCACCGACCCGGCCCGCTGGACCGGCGTCCGCCGGGTGGTCATCGGCGGCTGA
- a CDS encoding CDP-glycerol glycerophosphotransferase family protein: MFSRARSQQGIATVGAVLLAYGVMVLAGVLGWVIPFAVAGLVAIAGEFALATRFAATGELLEKGGLGLVWRQLTRDLSVVLLTVSAVRPGVGATVAVMLLPAVLWALAVGTGALAVLGERRAAAPALTRNIDLDGSRRVPAPPAWARRIEGDQLPLLNVLLVPAAVLAALTDRVTPVVVTGLVTLAVGAATAAVLALSWLRGRGRTPGVLPALHAWLARERPEVALYFAGPAKDVYQANMWLAPIEAAGHRAVVLLRSEDAFRELADTRLPVVCVPSGVDFMNLDLSSIRTALYAANVGANIHMLREPGMKHVFVGHGDSDKQASVNPYSKVYDEVWVAGPAGRERYARAGVGVQDRDIVEIGRPQLAGVHTFGSAEADPTFTVLYAPTWEGWLDDDPYHTSLVLMGERIVTGLLAAGGVRVIYKPHPLTGTRSKKAGAVHDRIVARIRAAGGDTDAISLDGTAHLVVTGRTPALFDCFNATDLLISDVSSVVSDFVQSERPYVVANPADLPEDEFRRTFPTARAAYLLSSDCGELEKILAVTPAGDDPMTEARRELKEYLLGPAGVSPMDRFRAEIDRLCG; this comes from the coding sequence TTGTTCAGCAGAGCACGGAGCCAGCAGGGCATCGCCACGGTCGGCGCGGTGCTGCTGGCCTACGGGGTCATGGTCCTGGCCGGCGTCCTCGGCTGGGTGATCCCGTTCGCGGTCGCCGGGCTGGTCGCCATCGCCGGTGAGTTCGCCCTCGCCACCCGGTTCGCCGCGACCGGCGAGCTGTTGGAGAAGGGCGGGCTCGGGCTGGTCTGGCGGCAGCTCACCCGGGACCTGTCGGTCGTCCTGCTGACCGTCAGCGCGGTCCGCCCCGGCGTGGGCGCCACCGTCGCGGTCATGCTGCTGCCCGCCGTGCTCTGGGCCCTCGCGGTCGGCACCGGCGCCCTCGCGGTGCTGGGCGAGCGGCGGGCCGCCGCCCCGGCCCTCACCCGCAACATCGACCTCGACGGGTCGCGCCGGGTGCCGGCCCCGCCGGCCTGGGCGCGCCGGATCGAGGGCGACCAGCTGCCGCTGCTCAACGTGCTGCTCGTGCCGGCGGCCGTGCTGGCCGCGCTGACCGACCGGGTGACCCCGGTGGTGGTCACCGGGCTGGTCACCCTCGCCGTGGGCGCCGCCACTGCGGCGGTGCTGGCGCTGAGCTGGCTGCGCGGCCGGGGCCGGACGCCGGGAGTGCTGCCGGCGCTGCACGCCTGGCTGGCCCGGGAGCGGCCCGAGGTGGCGCTCTACTTCGCCGGCCCGGCGAAGGACGTCTACCAGGCCAACATGTGGCTCGCCCCGATCGAGGCGGCCGGGCACCGCGCGGTCGTGCTGCTGCGCAGCGAGGACGCGTTCCGCGAGCTGGCCGACACCCGGCTGCCGGTGGTCTGCGTACCGTCCGGCGTCGACTTCATGAACCTCGACCTGAGCAGCATCCGGACCGCCCTGTACGCGGCGAACGTCGGCGCCAACATCCACATGCTCCGCGAGCCGGGCATGAAGCACGTCTTCGTCGGGCACGGCGACAGCGACAAGCAGGCCAGCGTCAACCCGTACAGCAAGGTGTACGACGAGGTCTGGGTGGCCGGACCGGCCGGCCGGGAGCGGTACGCCCGGGCCGGGGTGGGCGTGCAGGACCGCGACATCGTGGAGATCGGCCGGCCGCAGCTCGCCGGGGTGCACACCTTCGGCTCGGCCGAGGCCGACCCCACCTTCACCGTCCTCTACGCCCCCACCTGGGAGGGCTGGCTGGACGACGACCCGTACCACACCTCGCTGGTGCTGATGGGGGAGCGGATCGTCACCGGGCTGCTCGCCGCCGGCGGCGTGCGGGTGATCTACAAGCCGCACCCGCTGACCGGCACCCGGTCGAAGAAGGCCGGCGCGGTCCACGACCGGATCGTCGCCCGGATCCGGGCCGCCGGCGGGGACACCGACGCCATCTCGCTGGACGGCACCGCCCACCTGGTGGTCACCGGCCGCACCCCGGCCCTGTTCGACTGCTTCAACGCCACCGACCTGCTGATCAGCGACGTCTCGAGCGTGGTCTCCGACTTCGTGCAGAGCGAGCGGCCGTACGTGGTGGCCAACCCGGCCGACCTGCCCGAGGACGAGTTCCGCCGAACGTTCCCCACCGCCCGGGCGGCGTACCTGCTCTCGTCGGACTGCGGCGAGCTGGAGAAGATCCTCGCCGTCACCCCGGCCGGGGACGACCCGATGACCGAGGCGCGGCGGGAGCTGAAGGAGTACCTGCTCGGACCCGCCGGGGTGAGCCCGATGGACCGGTTCCGGGCGGAGATCGACCGCCTCTGCGGCTGA
- a CDS encoding acyltransferase, which produces MTDTNDRSPVFVHPTADVEVGAKVGDGTKVWHLAHIRSTAQVGAGCVIGRNVYVDAGVTVGDLVKIQNNVSVYQGVTIEDEVFVGPCAVFTNDFRPRAQNPDWKITPTLVRRGASIGANATLVCGIEVGEFAMIAAGSVVTKDVQPYQLVAGNPARPKGWVDERGEVISRDVDNPPQRG; this is translated from the coding sequence ATGACTGACACCAACGACCGGTCCCCTGTCTTCGTCCACCCGACGGCCGACGTGGAGGTGGGCGCCAAGGTCGGCGACGGCACCAAGGTCTGGCACCTGGCCCACATCCGCTCGACCGCGCAGGTCGGCGCCGGCTGCGTCATCGGGCGCAACGTGTACGTCGACGCCGGCGTCACGGTCGGCGACCTGGTGAAGATCCAGAACAACGTCTCCGTCTACCAGGGCGTCACCATCGAGGACGAGGTCTTCGTCGGCCCGTGCGCGGTCTTCACCAACGACTTCCGCCCGCGCGCCCAGAACCCGGACTGGAAGATCACCCCGACGCTGGTCCGGCGGGGCGCCTCGATCGGCGCCAACGCCACCCTGGTCTGCGGGATCGAGGTCGGCGAGTTCGCGATGATCGCCGCCGGCTCGGTGGTGACGAAGGACGTCCAGCCGTACCAGCTGGTGGCCGGCAACCCGGCGCGGCCGAAGGGCTGGGTCGACGAGCGGGGCGAGGTCATCTCCCGGGACGTCGACAACCCGCCGCAGCGGGGCTGA
- a CDS encoding DUF952 domain-containing protein translates to MIYKILSTDEWDQARGAGHFSGTAMDHQDGYIHLSGADQVVETARRVFGGVTGLTLLTVDPDRLGGALRWEPSRGGALFPHLYGVLPVDAVVAAEALPADTPAADAVAALLG, encoded by the coding sequence ATGATCTACAAGATTCTGTCGACCGACGAGTGGGACCAGGCCCGCGGCGCGGGGCACTTCAGCGGCACCGCGATGGACCACCAGGACGGGTACATCCACCTCTCCGGGGCGGACCAGGTGGTGGAGACCGCCCGCCGGGTGTTCGGCGGGGTCACCGGGCTGACGCTGCTCACCGTCGACCCGGACCGGCTGGGCGGCGCGCTGCGCTGGGAGCCGTCCCGGGGCGGAGCGCTCTTCCCGCACCTCTACGGCGTGCTGCCGGTGGACGCGGTGGTGGCGGCGGAGGCGTTGCCGGCGGACACGCCGGCCGCCGACGCGGTGGCGGCGCTGCTTGGCTGA